Proteins encoded by one window of Xenopus tropicalis strain Nigerian chromosome 6, UCB_Xtro_10.0, whole genome shotgun sequence:
- the tfpi2 gene encoding tissue factor pathway inhibitor 2 precursor: protein MHASLQALMAASLLIQVFGSPMQGNTTVCLLPPDEGPCKALIPHYYYDRYTQTCQEFLYGGCDGNSNKFLSMEDCEKFCWKIKKVPKACRMDPDEGPCRGFLKRYAYNMQTMKCEQFYYGGCYGNDNNFKDKASCMDFCSPRRDAPSFCYSPKDEGSCSASVTRYYFNIESKACEEFVYTGCGGNSNNFVKMEDCDSVCKKGSKRPRNRNRIRVPRIQS from the exons ATGCATGCCTCCCTCCAGGCTCTGATGGCAGCCAGCCTCCTCATTCAGGTTTTTGGCTCACCCATGCAAG GTAACACCACGGTCTGCTTGTTGCCCCCCGATGAGGGCCCATGTAAAGCTCTTATCCCACACTATTACTATGACCGATATACACAGACTTGCCAGGAATTTTTATACGGTGGTTGTGATGGAAACTCAAACAAATTTCTCTCTATGGAGGATTGCGAAAAATTTTGTTGGAAGATCAAAA AGGTTCCTAAAGCCTGCAGAATGGATCCTGATGAAGGACCTTGCCGGGGCTTCTTAAAGAGATACGCTTACAACATGCAGACAATGAAGTGTGAGCAGTTTTATTACGGTGGCTGCTACGGCAATGACAACAATTTCAAAGATAAAGCCTCTTGTATGGACTTCTGCTCCCCAAGGCGAG ATGCTCCCAGTTTCTGTTATAGCCCAAAGGATGAGGGATCATGTTCTGCTTCTGTTACTCGCTATTATTTTAACATTGAGAGCAAAGCCTGTGAAGAGTTTGTATATACTGGGTGTGGTGGAAACTCAAACAACTTTGTCAAAATGGAAGATTGCGACAGTGTGTGCAAGAAAG GTAGTAAAAGGCCAAGAAACCGAAATCGCATCCGCGTACCGAGGATACAGTCATGA